Proteins found in one Puntigrus tetrazona isolate hp1 unplaced genomic scaffold, ASM1883169v1 S000000148, whole genome shotgun sequence genomic segment:
- the tmco4 gene encoding transmembrane and coiled-coil domain-containing protein 4: METANNSNEDPKLTPDPGGQTRDRSPTEKVFGRRLSEPGRFAYAGLCGVSLGQLFQGPEQKRFRETFLEGLVRWLDLDESVMPVMQAFLAGLGFEGSDTFLSILHAEPLLGAGALAITQDLVSFSVKDGHYDARARVLIRHVSCLLRVTQQQLEDFEETLGEKLREAGEESEEESSRRQKKERGRKLRRYLLIGLATVGGGTVIGVTGGLAAPLVAAGAGAVLGAGGAAVLGSATGIAIMASLFGAAGAGLTGYKMNKRVGAIEEFEFLPMSSGKHLHLTIAVTGWLCSGKYSSFQAPWSSLGACGEQYCLKWESRYLLDLGSILDSLWDGLVSVVAQEALKYTVLSGIVTALTWPASLLAVASVIDNPWGVCLSRSAEVGKHLAQVLRSRQQGKRPVNLIGFSLGARVIYFCLEELANDQGSEGVVEDVVLLGAPVDGSEKAWKRLSRVVAGKIVNGYCRGDWLLGFLYRSSSVQLSVAGLQPISSQDRKIINVDLSSVVKGHLDYMRQMDTILVAVGVPTREEAGAISSKLQLVHLSQEKTGTTESAGQSRVKGELSMDISNTDPSDTTEANVDECKKQTGDREKCERKDSENGWDIPDISDLLDSISECDGVPEPRQGNMHSPCSLGLKVHVQPSQDRGKRDRESQSETDCEHTSWDWDDTNWTTECTNTAYQSHNGAQEQLVNGKLAGSEPGAMKS; the protein is encoded by the exons ATGGAAACAGCGAATAACAGCAACGAGGACCCGAAATTAACTCCAG ACCCAGGAGGACAGACGCGGGATCGGTCACCAACAGAGAAAGTGTTTGGTCGACGGCTGAGTGAACCAGGGCGCTTCGCGTATGCCGGGTTATGTGGAGTGTCTTTGGGGCAGCTGTTTCAAGGACCCGAGcaaaa ACGTTTTCGCGAGACGTTTTTGGAGGGTCTCGTTCGGTGGCTGGATCTTGACGAGTCGGTCATGCCGGTCATGCAAGCGTTCCTGGCAGGGCTCGGGTTCGAAGGCTCGGACACCTTTCTGTCCATCTTGCATGCGGAGCCGCTGCTCGGAGCCGGAGCTTTAGCCATCACTCAG gatcTTGTGTCGTTCTCTGTCAAAGATG GACATTACGACGCCAGGGCTCGAGTTCTGATCCGACATGTCAGCTGTCTGCTGCGTGTGACCCAACAGCAGCTGGAGGATTTTGAAGAGACTCTCGGAGAGAAATTGAGAGAGGCAGGAGAGGAGAGCGA AGAAGAGTCATCGAGGAgacagaagaaagagagaggtcgTAAATTGCGCCGGTATCTGCTCATCGGACTTGCCACTGTGGGTGGAGGGACGGTGATTG GTGTTACAGGAGGGCTGGCGGCTCCTCTGGTGGCGGCCGGGGCCGGAGCAGTGCTGGGAGCGGGCGGAGCCGCTGTCCTGGGATCAGCCACGGGCATCGCCATCATGGCCTCCTTGTTTGGAGCCGCAGGGGCCGGGTTAACAG GCTATAAAATGAACAAGCGTGTTGGTGCTATAGAGGAGTTTGAGTTTCTTCCGATGAGTTCTGGAAAGCATCTTCATCTCACTATAGCTGTGACAGGCTGGCTGTGCAGCGGCAAATACA GTTCGTTCCAGGCTCCCTGGTCCAGTCTAGGAGCGTGTGGCGAGCAGTACTGTCTGAAATGGGAGTCACGTTATTTATTGGACCTGGGCTCTATTCTGGACTCATTATGGGATGGGCTTGTTAGTGTCGTGGCTCAGGAGGCCCTCAAATACACAGTGCTCTCAG GAATAGTAACGGCTCTGACATGGCCTGCCTCTCTGCTAGCCGTGGCCAGTGTGATCGACAACCCCTGGGGAGTGTGCCTGAGTCGCTCAGCTGAGGTGGGAAAACACCTCGCTCAGGTGCTCCGGAGCCGACAGCAG GGAAAGCGGCCTGTCAATCTAATTGGATTTAGCCTTGGAGCTCGTGTCATCTACTTCTGCCTAGAAGAGCTCGCTAATGATCAAG GTAGCGAAGGTGTGGTGGAGGATGTGGTGCTGCTGGGGGCCCCTGTGGACGGATCCGAGAAAGCATGGAAGAGACTGTCCAGGGTAGTGGCTGGGAAGATTGTTAACGGATATTGCAG AGGGGATTGGCTTCTTGGATTCCTGTATAGAAGTTCATCAGTGCAGCTGTCCGTCGCTGGGCTCCAGCCAATCAGCTCACAAGACCGCAAAATAATCAATGTGGATCTGTCATCAGTG GTAAAAGGACACCTGGACTATATGCGTCAGATGGACACCATCCTAGTAGCAGTAGGGGTTCCTACCAGAGAAGAAGCTGGAGCCATCAGCAGCAAACTACAGCTGGTACATTTATCTCAGGAAAAAACAGGCACTACAGAATCAGCTGGTCAGAGCAGAGTCAAAGGGGAATTATCCATGGACATTTCAAACACAGATCCCTCAGACACCACAGAGGCAAATGTAGATGAATGCAAGAAACAGACTGGAGACAGGGAAAAGTGCGAAAGGAAGGACTCTGAGAATGGCTGGGACATCcctgatatatctgatttactgGACTCCATCAGTGAATGTGATGGCGTCCCTGAACCCCGTCAAGGGAACATGCATTCTCCATGCTCTCTCGGACTCAAGGTTCATGTTCAACCATCTCAAGATCGAGgtaaaagagacagagaaagtcAAAGTGAGACAGACTGTGAGCACACATCCTGGGACTGGGACGACACGAACTGGACTACTGAATGCACAAACACAGCCTACCAGTCGCACAATGGAGCACAGGAACAGTTAGTCAATGGCAAACTTGCTGGTTCTGAGCCAGGAGCAATGAAATCATGA
- the htr6 gene encoding 5-hydroxytryptamine receptor 6 yields the protein MYLKNGGCVFASSRPQDAHTVLFNSPMMSGSPIPRVEASGADVYRSFNDSGSIAEGWSISGSGPWLLAVMLSLIILVTACGNILLIALVFAHRSLRCTSNCFLVSLFLSDLMVALVVMPPAMLNVLCGTWVLAPGFCPVWLCFDVMCCSASILNLCVISLDRYLLIISPLRYKQHMTPPRALLLVGGAWGLAALTSFLPIKMDWHSLGRTQDLAENDPANTTISQLSSFYPSSYFQPSTSGTPSTQCRLRVTLPFALVATFLTFFLPSTAICFTYCRILLAARRQARQVEALTHPAYPHHSPGEPSRPPSPGHAVQDGDDYSHQEPPVLRQVPLSVNSERRLAHRQRKRALKASLTLGVLLGLFFSAWLPFFITNMAQAVCECVPPSFFDAITWLGYCNSTMNPIIYPMFMRDFKRALARLLPCCSSSQAPRRPSLPLSLSLRNSGEPQLPTEPPSLVSDPPQLPATATDAVNLLDAENAGIDLPLLLPNQVDTLDD from the exons ATGTACTTGAAAAACGGTGGATGTGTGTTTGCTTCATCGAGACCACAGGATGCGCACACAGTCCTATTCAACTCTCCGATGATGAGTGGCTCACCTATCCCTCGAGTAGAGGCATCAGGTGCGGACGTTTACAGGAGCTTCAATGACAGCGGTAGTATCGCCGAAGGCTGGAGCATTAGTGGCAGCGGTCCATGGCTTCTCGCGGTCATGCTGTCCCTCATAATTCTGGTGACAGCTTGTGGGAACATTTTGCTGATCGCCTTGGTGTTTGCACATCGGTCACTGCGCTGCACCTCCAATTGCTTCCTGGTGTCCCTCTTCCTGTCAGACTTGATGGTTGCTCTGGTCGTGATGCCCCCTGCCATGCTCAATGTGCTGTGTGGGACCTGGGTGCTGGCGCCCGGATTCTGTCCCGTCTGGCTTTGCTTCGACGTGATGTGCTGTAGTGCTTCCATCCTCAACTTGTGTGTCATCAGTCTGGACCGCTACCTCCTCATCATCTCTCCGTTGCGATACAAACAGCACATGACCCCACCTCGTGCCTTGCTTCTGGTGGGCGGGGCTTGGGGGTTGGCAGCCCTCACTTCCTTTTTGCCGATCAAGATGGACTGGCACAGCCTGGGACGCACCCAAGACCTTGCCGAGAATGATCCCGCCAACACCACGATCTCGCAGTTAAGTTCCTTCTACCCCTCTTCGTACTTCCAGCCTTCCACGTCAGGGACGCCGTCCACGCAGTGCCGCCTGCGGGTGACTCTTCCCTTCGCCCTCGTGGCGACCTTTCTCACTTTCTTCTTGCCCTCTACGGCCATCTGTTTCACCTACTGCCGGATCCTGTTGGCGGCCAGAAGACAGGCACGACAGGTGGAGGCTCTTACTCATCCCGCTTACCCACATCACTCACCCGGCGAACCATCTCGTCCTCCTTCTCCCGGACATGCCGTCCAGGATGGAGATGACTACAGCCATCAGGAGCCACCTGTGTTGCGGCAAGTTCCG CTGTCGGTGAACAGTGAGCGCAGACTGGCACACAGGCAAAGGAAGAGAGCCCTGAAAGCCAGTCTTACCCTGGGAGTGCTCCTGGGTCTCTTCTTCAGTGCCTGGCTTCCCTTTTTTATCACCAACATGGCACAG GCGGTGTGTGAGTGCGTACCACCTTCCTTCTTCGATGCCATCACATGGTTGGGGTACTGTAACAGCACCATGAACCCAATTATATACCCAATGTTCATGAGGGATTTCAAAAGGGCTTTGGCACGGCTTCTACCCTGCTGTTCTTCATCTCAAGCCCCTCGTCGGCCATCGCTGCCACTTTCCCTTTCTCTACGCAACTCAGGGGAGCCACAACTGCCCACCGAACCCCCTTCCCTTGTGTCAGACCCGCCGCAACTACCGGCGACGGCCACGGACGCTGTTAACCTTCTCGACGCGGAAAACGCCGGGATCGACCTGCCTCTGCTGCTGCCCAACCAGGTCGATACATTAGATGATTGA